ACACCCGGACATCCACCGCCGGGTCGCCGACGACCTCGCCATCCTTGCTGAACTCGCGGCCCTCGCTGAGCAGTACCTGTCAGAGTTCCGCGTGTACCGCCCGGTCGCGGTGGTCGCGGAGTTCGAGCGCGTGCTCCTGCGGGAACTCGACTTCCGGCGCGAGTTGCGGCACCTGCAACTCTTTCGGGCGGCGTTCGCGAACGATCCCGGGGTGCGGTTCCCCGAGCCGTACCCGGACCACTCGCGGGCGCGCGTTCTGACGATGGAACTCTTCGAGGGCATCCCCTTCAGCAACCCGGACGCGGTCCGGGCCGTGGGCGGGAACTTCGCGGATCTCGCGCGCCGCGGCGCGCGGGCGTTCCTCGACATGATCTTCCGCGACGGGCTGTTCCACGCGGACCCGCACCCTGGCAATGTTTTCTTCCTTCCACCCACAGAATCCCGTCCCGACGGCGCGATTGGGTTGCTCGATGTGGGGATGGTGGGCCGCATCGACGACCGACTGCGCGAGCGGATCGACCGCGGGGTGAGCGCGGTGCTGACGAAGGACTCCGCGACGATCACCGAACTCATCGTGCAGGTCGGCGACGTACCGTCACAGTTCGACCCGGCCGCGCTCGAAGGCGAGGTCGCGGAGCAGCTCGCGTTCTACCACGGAATGCCGCTCGAACAGTTCCAACTCGGCACCGCACTCAACGAGCTGACCGACGCGATCCGGCGCTACCACGTGATGCTCCCGGCCCCGATCGCACTGTTACTCAGGGTGCTGGTCATGCTGGAGGGTACCGGCAGACTGCTCGCACCGGACTTCAACCTGGTGGAACTGCTCGAGCCGTACAAGAAATCGAGCGTGTTAAAAAAGCTCTCGCCCAAAGGCGCGCTGCGCCGGCTCATCGGTACGGCGAGTGACTGGGACGAACTGGTTCGCGCGTTCCCGCGCCAGATGCGCAACCTGATGCGGATGCTCTCACGCCGCGAGATCGGTGTGGAACTGAGCCACCGGCACCTGGAACCCTCGGTGAACCGGCTCGTGTTCGGGTTGATGATGAGTTCACTGTTCGTCGGATCGGCGATGATGTGGGCGGCGAAGGCGGAACCCCTGGTGTACGGCATATCGTTATTCGGCGCGCTGGGGTGCTTCACGAGCACGATGCTGGGCTACCGCCTCTTCAGGGCGATCCAGCACTCCGGCCGGCTCGAAGAACGCGACGGGGAACAGTAACTCTCACCGGCGCGATCAAAGCATGCCCACTTGCGAACAAATTATGCGCACCACCAAGTCTCTATACTCCCTCCACTGACGGTGCAAACGGGCCAAAAGCTGGTCGATCGATAGGACGGCTTACCGGTCCGACTTTTGCGTTTAAGAAACTACAACCAACGAGTTCGCTCCGCTCGGACGCCCTCCCTCGTCCCGCACGCAGCTCTCGACTGATTTGTCCCGTCACCTTCCGCACCCGGAGTGCCGTATGAACCGGCGAGCCCGCCGCGCGTTCACGCTGATCGAGTTGCTCGTGGTGATCGCGATCATTGCGATCTTGATCGGGTTACTCCTACCCGCGGTGCAAAAAGTGCGCGAGGCCGCGGCCCGCATGAAATGCACCAACAACCTGAAGCAGCTCGGGCTAGCGCAGCACAACCACGAGTCGTCGTTCGGGTACTACTCCGGCTCGCTCGACAAGAACCCGCCGGCCGAACGGTCGTGGAGCATTCCGCTGCTGCCGTATGTGGAACAACAAGCCCTGTTCGCCATGTACGACCAAACCCGCCCCTGGTTCGACCCGCCCGCGACGAGCAAGAACCAGGAGGTCATCTCGACACAACTGTCCGTGATGATGTGTCCGTCGTCTCCCGTCTCCAATCGGCTCCAGACCGGGGTCACCGATAAGGGCAAGGCGTTCACCTGCTGGGCCGGGGACTACGCCTCCTGCCGCCAAGTGAAAGCGGACATCGCCGCCGCGGGCATCGTCTCGCTGGCCGGTGACGGGCTGCTCGGTAAAGACGTGAACCGCAAGCCGCTCGAAGTCACCGACGGGCTGTCGAACACGATCATGTTCGGGGAACGGGCCGGCGGGCCGCAGCCGTATGTGAACGGGAAGCCGAACGCCGCGGTCACCCCGGGCAGCGGATACGGGTGGGGTTCGCGGGCCAACTACGTCCAATTATCGGGGTTCCTGAGCGACGGGGTAACCGCCCCCGGACCGCGCGTCATGAACGCGAACAACGACGAATTCTACAGCTTCCACAGCGGCGGCGGGAACTTCTGCTTCGGCGACGGGTCGGTCCGGTTTATCCGCGAAAGTGTTCCCGCTCCGGTTTTCGCGGCGCTCCTGACCGCGATGGCCGGCGAGGTGATTTCGTCGAACGATTATTGACCGTTCCCCGTAGCAATTCGGGTCCAAGAGGGTTCACGCATGCGGTTCCGTTTCGGGCGCGCAGTCGCGCTCGCGATCCTGGCTCTTGCACCGTCGGCGTGCGAGAAGAAAGGCGCGCGCGTCCCGGTTTTCCCAGTGAGCGGGAAGGTGCTCGTGGGGGGTAAGCCGGTCGCGGGCGTCATGATCGTGCTGCACGCGACCGACGGCAGCCAACCGGCCCCGGCAAAGCCGAACGCGAAGACCGCAGCGGACGGGACGTTCCGCCTGTCGAGTTATGACCCACAGAACGGCGCGCCCGCGGGTACCTACGCGGTCACGCTGTTCTGGTTCAAGAACAACCCGGACGACGACGGTTCGGCGGACCGGTTTAAGGGCAAGTACGCAAACCCGGACAAACCGGTGCGCACCGTGACGATCACCGCCGGCCCCAATGAACTGCCGGTCTTCGAGTTGGCGCGCCCGGACTGAGCCGCGGGAATGTTCAGGACCGATTCGGGTACCCACTACCCAACCG
This region of Gemmata massiliana genomic DNA includes:
- a CDS encoding ABC1 kinase family protein, whose translation is MLNLTDIPRLARSAGRLTEITRVLAKYGLADALARLDNRFVRRWTRDTGLGRISSQSREVRIRLVLTELGTTFIKFGQVLSTRRDLIGPALSDELARLQSHVPGDPFEVTRATIETELGKPLEELFKTFDSEPLASASIGQVHKATLHNGRKVAVKVQHPDIHRRVADDLAILAELAALAEQYLSEFRVYRPVAVVAEFERVLLRELDFRRELRHLQLFRAAFANDPGVRFPEPYPDHSRARVLTMELFEGIPFSNPDAVRAVGGNFADLARRGARAFLDMIFRDGLFHADPHPGNVFFLPPTESRPDGAIGLLDVGMVGRIDDRLRERIDRGVSAVLTKDSATITELIVQVGDVPSQFDPAALEGEVAEQLAFYHGMPLEQFQLGTALNELTDAIRRYHVMLPAPIALLLRVLVMLEGTGRLLAPDFNLVELLEPYKKSSVLKKLSPKGALRRLIGTASDWDELVRAFPRQMRNLMRMLSRREIGVELSHRHLEPSVNRLVFGLMMSSLFVGSAMMWAAKAEPLVYGISLFGALGCFTSTMLGYRLFRAIQHSGRLEERDGEQ
- a CDS encoding DUF1559 domain-containing protein, translated to MNRRARRAFTLIELLVVIAIIAILIGLLLPAVQKVREAAARMKCTNNLKQLGLAQHNHESSFGYYSGSLDKNPPAERSWSIPLLPYVEQQALFAMYDQTRPWFDPPATSKNQEVISTQLSVMMCPSSPVSNRLQTGVTDKGKAFTCWAGDYASCRQVKADIAAAGIVSLAGDGLLGKDVNRKPLEVTDGLSNTIMFGERAGGPQPYVNGKPNAAVTPGSGYGWGSRANYVQLSGFLSDGVTAPGPRVMNANNDEFYSFHSGGGNFCFGDGSVRFIRESVPAPVFAALLTAMAGEVISSNDY
- a CDS encoding carboxypeptidase-like regulatory domain-containing protein, which gives rise to MRFRFGRAVALAILALAPSACEKKGARVPVFPVSGKVLVGGKPVAGVMIVLHATDGSQPAPAKPNAKTAADGTFRLSSYDPQNGAPAGTYAVTLFWFKNNPDDDGSADRFKGKYANPDKPVRTVTITAGPNELPVFELARPD